A section of the Primulina eburnea isolate SZY01 chromosome 1, ASM2296580v1, whole genome shotgun sequence genome encodes:
- the LOC140807886 gene encoding uncharacterized protein: MYENNICMANPHMDDSSVEAYIQTNLFQWFRQYATLPDAQIENPIIKQVAGGPLMKVKTYRCYCINGFNFHTVHETSFKGTNNSGHQVSGHMSSGNVTEFYGQIEEIIEIEYPGLSSKQVVLFKCRWFDTHPRSGTRIHKKYKIVDVNRKKNLGYYEPFVFPTQASQVVYLTYPTTKRAESDWIHVSTLRRRAYDHRLKLTILDGCK, translated from the exons ATGTATGAGAACAACATCTGTATGGCAAATCCACACATGGATGACTCTTCAGTCGAGGCGTACATCCAAACCAATTTGTTTCAGTGGTTTCGTCAATAT GCTACCTTGCCGGATGCTCAAATTGAAAATCCAATTATTAAACAAGTTGCAGGAGGTCctttgatgaaagtgaagactTACCGATGTTATTGCATTAATGGATTTAACTTTCATACAGTGCATGAAACTTCGTTCAAAGGTACAAACAACTCGGGGCATCAAGTCAGTGGTCACATGAGTAGTGGAAATGTCACTGAGTTTTATGGGCAAATTgaagaaataatagaaattgAATACCCAGGTCTATCATCGAAACAAGTTGTACTTTTTAAGTGTCGCTGGTTTGATACTCATCCTCGGTCGGGCACACGCATACACAaaaagtacaaaattgttgatgtCAATCGAAAAAAGAATCTGGGATACTACGaaccatttgtgtttcctacacaagcctcgcaagttgtgtatttgacttatccaacaacgaagcgagcagaatcagattggatacatgtgaGTACTCTACGTAGGCGAGCTTATGATCACAGGCTTAAGCTTACCATCTTGGATGGatgtaagtaa
- the LOC140807893 gene encoding uncharacterized protein — MDNDTNWMYRRLENGFLTAEYCVGVESFVTFALSHPECLLNGNICCPCNRKKCQNQTYLDEDTVKVHLGRYGFVLDYYNWYFHGEEYIRPFYPNFNMEAPSSSSSRRAPPIAQTTFPDFFDTIEENVNFEENPENENENFGEENPTINIGPEVPESPNSYIKSLYECIKSTEKEIWDRNPHGHSVLSVLARLLKMKHEHSMSKRNYNDMCQLMSELCLSDNYVPDSFYATKKIIKDLGLPVEKIDACKNNCMIYWGVDDVLTECKICEHPRYKRSRSRSQNPQKKGIPYKLMYYFPITPRLQRLYASKATASHKRWHNDHHFDGDTMTHPSDCTVWRHFDALHPSFSSEIRNVRLGLSTDGFQPFGQSGQHYSSWPVIFTPYNLPPWMCMKDEYMFLSVIAPGPSNPKDKLDIFLHPLIVELQSLWSNGVPTYDIHAQQNFNMRAALMWTISDFPACAMLSGWSTSGKQACPHCMSDSEAFTLPCSGKTSWFDNHRKFLPEDHPLRRNRTMFLKGKQVLHSAPISKHVDELLNELDEFGFRPSYEIESDTINKKICNLTRCGWRRQSIFWELPYWSTNLIRHNLDVMHIEKNVFDNVFITVCNIQGHTKDNSKS, encoded by the coding sequence ATGGATAACGATACAAATTGGATGTATCGTCGGTTGGAGAATGGATTTCTAACGGCTGAATATTGTGTTGGTGTAGAGTCGTTTGTAACATTTGCACTTAGTCATCCGGAATGTTTATTAAATGGAAATATCTGTTGTCCTTGCAATCGAAAAAAATGTCAGAACCAAACATATTTAGATGAAGATACTGTCAAGGTTCATCTCGGTCGTTATGGATTTGTACTGGATTACTACAATTGGTATTTTCATGGAGAGGAATATATTCGCCCGTTCTATCCTAATTTTAATATGGAAGCTCCTTCGTCATCTTCCTCTCGTAGGGCACCACCAATTGCTCAAACTACATTTCCGGATTTTTTTGATACTATTGAAGAAAATGTTAACTTTGAAGAGAACCCTGAAAATGAGAATGAGAATTTTGGTGAAGAAAATCCTACAATAAATATTGGTCCTGAAGTTCCTGAAAGTCCAAACAGTTATATTAAATCATTGTATGAATGCATTAAATCAACCGAGAAAGAAATTTGGGATAGAAATCCACACGGTCATTCTGTGTTGTCTGTGCTCGCTCGGTTACTGAAGATGAAACATGAACACAGCATGTCCAAGCGCAATTACAATGACATGTGTCAACTCATGTCAGAGTTATGTCTGTCTGATAACTACGTCCCTGATAGTTTTTACGCGACCAAGAAAATTATCAAAGATCTAGGGCTTCCGGTTGAAAAGATTGATGCATGCAAGAATAATTGTATGATATACTGGGGTGTTGACGATGTTTTAACAGAGTGTAAGATATGTGAACATCCTCGATACAAACGTAGTAGAAGTCGATCTCAAAATCCTCAGAAGAAGGGAATTCCATACAAGTTGATGTATTATTTTCCGATCACTCCACGTTTGCAAAGACTGTATGCTTCAAAAGCTACAGCGTCACATAAGCGTTGGCATAATGATCATCATTTTGACGGTGACACTATGACACACCCTTCTGATTGTACAGTGTGGCGTCATTTTGACGCTTTGCATCCATCTTTTTCATCCGAAATCCGAAATGTGAGATTAGGATTGTCAACAGATGGATTTCAACCTTTTGGACAAAGTGGGCAGCATTATTCGTCATGGCCAGTCATTTTTACTCCATATAATTTACCACCTTGGATGTGTATGAAAGATGAATACATGTTCTTGTCTGTGATTGCACCTGGACCGAGTAACCCGAAAGACAAATTGGACATATTCCTTCATCCGTTAATCGTCGAGCTACAATCCTTGTGGTCTAATGGTGTTCCCACGTACGATATTCACGCCCAACAAAATTTTAATATGCGTGCGGCTTTGATGTGGACGATAAGTGATTTTCCCGCATGCGCAATGTTGTCTGGTTGGAGCACTTCCGGAAAACAAGCATGTCCTCACTGCATGTCTGATTCAGAAGCCTTTACCTTGCCATGTAGTGGCAAGACATCATGGTTTGACAATCATCGGAAGTTTTTACCTGAAGATCATCCATTGCGTCGTAATAGGACAATGTTTCTAAAAGGTAAACAAGTGTTACATTCGGCTCCTATCTCTAAACATGTGGACGAATTACTCAATGAGTTGGACGAGTTTGGTTTCAGACCTTCGTATGAGATTGAATCCGACACAATCAATAAGAAAATTTGTAACTTGACTAGATGTGGTTGGAGAAGACAGAGTATTTTTTGGGAGCTTCCATATTGGAGTACGAACCTTATAAGACATAACTTGGATGTCATGCACATTGAGAAAAACGTCTTCGACAATGTCTTTATTACGGTTTGTAATATACAAGGGCATACGAAGGATAATTCCAAATCATGA
- the LOC140812347 gene encoding uncharacterized protein, whose protein sequence is MHRLITVVFKELLPRDVWEALTELSIFFADLTAQNVKQSDMIRLNEQIPIIMCKLEKIFPPSFFDSMEHLCIHIPYEARIMGLVQFRWMYPFERYLRKLKNTVRNKARVEGSICNAYLVKEAVIFCHHYFSDSTGSKTRKTRKAHESTYVDTNDSELLSIFLNRGKKIGATKSRWLTNEEYHAVSTYVLHNCNEIKPFLRMYENNIRMANPHMDDSSVEAYVQTNLFQWFRQYATLSDAQIENPIIKQVAGGPLMKVKTYRGYCINEFNFHTVHDTSFKGTNNSGLQVSGHMSSGNVIEFYGQIEEIVKIEYPGLSSKQVVLFKCRWFDTHPRLGTRIHKKYKIVDVNRKKNL, encoded by the exons ATGCACCGACTAATTACTGTGGTATTCAAAGAGTTGTTACCACGAGATGTTTGGGAGGCTCTTACTGAGTTGAGTATATTCTTTGCAGATTTAACAGCGCAGAATGTTAAACAAAGTGATATGATCCGTTTAAACGAACAAATTCCCATCATAATGTGCAAGTTAGAAAAGATTTTCCCCCCAAGTTTTTTCGACTCGATGGAGCATTTGTGCATACACATACCATATGAAGCACGCATCATGGGTCTTGTACAATTTAGGTGGATGTATCCCTTTGAAAGATATCTACGTAAATTGAAAAATACGGTGCGTAACAAGGCACGAGTAGAGGGTTCCATATGCAATGCATATTTGGTTAAGGAGGCTGTTATATTCTGTCACCATTACTTCAGTGATTCGACGGGCAGCAAAACGCGTAAAACTAGGAAAGCTCATGAAAGCACATATGTTGACACTAATGACTCAGAACTTCTTTCCATATTCCTCAATCGTGGTAAGAAGATTGGAGCTACAAAATCACGATGGCTAACAAATGAAGAATATCATGCAGTTTCAACATATGTTTTGCACAATTGCAATGAAATAAAGCCATTTCTCag GATGTACGAGAACAACATCCGTATGGCAAATCCACACATGGATGACTCTTCAGTCGAGGCGTACGTCCAAACCAATTTGTTTCAGTGGTTTCGTCAATAT GCTACCTTGTCGGATGCTCAAATTGAAAATCCAATTATTAAACAAGTTGCTGGAGGTCctttgatgaaagtgaagactTACCGAGGTTATTGCATTAATGAATTTAACTTTCATACAGTGCATGACACTTCGTTCAAAGGTACAAACAACTCGGGGCTTCAAGTCAGTGGTCATATGAGTAGTGGAAATGTCATTGAGTTTTATGGGCAAATTGAAGAAATAGTAAAAATTGAATACCCAGGTCTATCATCGAAACAAGTTGTACTTTTTAAGTGTCGCTGGTTTGATACTCATCCTCGGTTGGGCACACGCATACACAaaaagtacaaaattgttgatgtCAATCGAAAAAAGAATCTGTGA
- the LOC140807877 gene encoding uncharacterized protein: MLRACTIDFPGSWDSKLPLVELTYNNSYQSSIGLAPYEALYGRNCRSPLYWEEIGERKMLGPELVQQTAEVVALIQERMKTAQSRQKSYADVRRRPLVRDKIGDRAYRLALPPDLDRVHNVFHVSMLRKYIANPSHVLRYESLELLPNLSYDEMPVQILDRKVKVLRNKEIGIVKVLWRNQVIEEATWEPEEEMKHCYPNLFDNR; this comes from the exons atgttaagAGCTTGCACAATTGATTTCCCTGggagctgggattccaaattgccatTGGTTGAATTAACGTATAATAATAGTTACCAGTCTTCTATTGGCTTAGCACCTTATGAAGCCTTATATGGAAGAAATTGTAgatctcctctgtattgggaaGAGATAggtgaaagaaagatgttgggccctgagttggttcaacaaacagcagaagTTGTGGCGTTAATTcaagaaagaatgaagacagctcagtctagacagaaaagttatgcCGATGTGAGAAGACGGCCTTTGGTTCGAG ATAAGATTGGAGACCGAGCCTATCGTCTTGCATTGCCACCGGACTTGGACCGAGTTCAtaatgtatttcatgtatctatgcttcGTAAGTATATTGCTAATCCATCTCATGTTCTTCGGTACGAGTCATTGGAGCTTTTGCCTAACCTAAGTTATGATGAAATGCCggttcaaattcttgatcgtaaGGTTAAAGTATTAAGGAACAAAGAAATTGGCATTGTTAAAGTTCTATGGAGAAATCAAGTGAttgaagaggccacgtgggaaccggaAGAGGAGATGAAGCATTGTTATCCTAATCTATTCGACAATAggtaa